Below is a window of Gemmatimonadota bacterium DNA.
TCCCCAGAATCAGCCGCTCGAACCACCGCTCCACCGGCTGATATGCGGCGCAGCGGGTCGGCAGCGCCGGCATCTGGCGGATGGCGGGTGGCGGGAGTGCCGGCAACCCGGCCAAGCGGCGCAAGTCCCGGCGGGTGAGCACCTCGCGCTCGCTCTTTCCCTCCTTCCGGTACCAGGCCGCCGAGTCGATCCCCATCAACAGCTCGCAGCCGGTGAGTTCGCGGTCGCTGCGGTCCCACTGGTTCGAGCTGCGGGTCAACTGGTTGGCGACGCCGGGGACACGGACGCGGTTCACCGCGAAGGTCGTCCGCTCCAGCCGCCCCGGTTCGATCGACTTCACTTCGGTCGCCACGCCGTCGTACAGTGTCAGCACCAGGTCGGTGCCGTTCGGCGCCTCGCCCATCACGCCGCGCATCGCCCGGATGACCCGCGACCCCTGATAGGAGGAGAGGTCGTAGATGGTCACGTCCGTCAGCGCCCCGGAGACCGGGTCGATCTCCGCGGCGCGGAGGACGTACTGGTTCGGCAATGGGTTGAGCACCTGCGGACGCAGGGTGAGCGTCGGCAGCTTCTGGACGACGTCCTGTTGCAACGTCGTGAAACGGGCGTTGCTTCGCGGAACGATCTGGTCGAACACCAGAAAGTTGATCATCGAGATGACGCAGGCGGCGATCAGCGCCGGGCGCGCCATCCGCCAGACCGAGACGCCGTTGGCGTACATCGCGACCATCTCGAGATCGGCGGCGAGCTGGCCGTAGGCGTAGAGGGCCGAGGTCAGGACGGACATCGGCAGGGTCAGGGTCAGCAGGGCGGGGAGGGCGAGCAGGATTGCCTCGCCCATGACGGAAAAGGGGAGCCCCTTCCCGCCGAACCGGTCGATCAGGCTGTAGAGTTGGTTCAGCAACAGCATCCCCGTCAACGCCACGACCCCCCACCCGAACGGGGCGGCGAGGGAGCGCAGGATGTGACGCGAGAGGAGGCGCATGCGGATGTCGTGGGCGTGGTTGTGGCGCCCCGCCGGAGGGGCGTAGTTTTCTGGCCGGTCTCCAAGCTAATCGCTCAGTCCCCCCATTCGCGGTGCCACCCACGCCGATCGCGCTGCTTACGCTGCTGGCCCTGCTGCCGATTGCCCTGGCAGCGCAGGAGCCGGCCCCGACCCTCCCCGCCGTCGCCGCGGACACCGTCCGGCAGCCGCTGACCTTTCGCGTGCCGCCGGCCAACGTCCTCGACACGCTGGTGCGCGCCTCGGTGCTGCGGGCGCCCTGGGTGGTGCCCGGCAGCCTGACGCCGTGGTCGATGCGCGCCACCTTCGACTCGACGCTCGCGGCACGGCTCGCGGTTCGGTCGCGCCAGGCGGCCACCGAACGGCTCCTCGCCGCGCTGCAGACGCGTGACAGCACCGGCCGGCTCGCGGACGATCGCGGATTGTTCGGGCTCCGGCGGCAAGTCGCCGACATCACCTTCGACGGGCAGCTGCGCCTCGAAGTGGCCACGTCGCGGCAGCGGAACCTCGCCTGCACGCCATTGCTGCTGAACGACCCGCTGTCGGGATGTCGCGGCGGATTCACGGCGCCGAAGATCGACAACATCCTGAACTTCGAGGCGCGCGGGGCCATCGGCCAGCGCTTCTTCCTCGACTTCAACCTCGACACGCAGGCCGACTACGGCAGCAACAAGAACGTCATCCGCGCCTGGTACCAGGGCCTCCCGGATGAAGTCGTCAAGCGGATCGAGGTCGGCACCACGACCTTCCGGGCGCCGCGGTCGCGCTACCTCACCGCCGGGATTCCGTCGAACAACTTCGGCGTCAACGCCACCTTCGAAGTCGGGCCGCTCGAGTTGCAGGCGATCGCCGCGACCCAGAAGGGGAGCAACGTCGCCGACCGCACCTACACGATCGGCAGCGAGACGGTGCAGCCGCAGGATCGCAAGACGCGCGACCTCGACTTCGAGGGTGGCCGGTTCTTCTGGACCGTCGATCCCCGCACCCTGCCGGGGTGGCCGGCGGTCGACATCCTGAACGTCGACAACTTGACGATCCCCCCGGCCGAACGGCCCGTCGAGCTGCGTGTCTATCAGTACGTCCCCACCACGCTGGGCGAGGGCGGACAGTACGACGGCATCACCGCCACCGCCCTCAATGGCAGCGAGCAGGCGGGACCCTTCCGCTGGAAGCCGCTGGTCGCCGGCAAGGATTTCTGGGCCGATCCCTCGGGGCTCTGGTTCGTGCTCGCGTCGCGCATCGGGCCGAGCGACTTCCTCGCGGTCTCCTATCGCACCGCCAATGGCGGCACCGTCGGTACCTTCCCGTCCGACGACAATCCGGCACGGGGCGACCAGCTGCTGCTGGTGAGCGCGCCCAACCGGACGGTGGCCTCGCCGGTCTTCTTTCACGCCATGCGGCAGATCTATCGCGTCGCCGGTGGCGACCTCGTCCGCAATTCCACCAAGGCGGCCCTGACCGTCTCGCGGTCGGAGCGGCCGATCGGCGGCACCGGGACCTACCTCGCGCTGCTCGGCATGGCGTTCCCGACCGATCAGGCACTGCTCGACACCGACAACCGTCTCTTCCCGCGACTGCGCGATCCCGGCGCGGATCAG
It encodes the following:
- a CDS encoding LptF/LptG family permease, with protein sequence MRLLSRHILRSLAAPFGWGVVALTGMLLLNQLYSLIDRFGGKGLPFSVMGEAILLALPALLTLTLPMSVLTSALYAYGQLAADLEMVAMYANGVSVWRMARPALIAACVISMINFLVFDQIVPRSNARFTTLQQDVVQKLPTLTLRPQVLNPLPNQYVLRAAEIDPVSGALTDVTIYDLSSYQGSRVIRAMRGVMGEAPNGTDLVLTLYDGVATEVKSIEPGRLERTTFAVNRVRVPGVANQLTRSSNQWDRSDRELTGCELLMGIDSAAWYRKEGKSEREVLTRRDLRRLAGLPALPPPAIRQMPALPTRCAAYQPVERWFERLILGKNDTALTPPVLPPAAPAAPAETTKTVDSFRPALPAMPAPGGTVVTPATPPPGVIYRLPGQPAPGSVTPDSAAKPDSAVKPDSTPPKPADSVTAPVLKTRPATLPAETTATVPPAAIVTPPTAAATVDGAPAPLVDLSGAGQATVTAPPQDFLVPPTEVAPVTGLASNIVEVNSARYQDERNLKTTREFAVEYHKKFAIPLSAFGFVLVAMALALKYPRSGIGLVIGGSLLIFLGFYVLLIGGENLANVGYISAAVAMYGPLVIFTLLGLVMVASANREMGTSRTSGILQAIGEAVQSLIRRRRPEAA